One Alphaproteobacteria bacterium LSUCC0396 genomic region harbors:
- a CDS encoding ThiF family adenylyltransferase yields the protein MLSDEDLERYARQAIMPAIGEEGQEKLLAARVLVVGAGGLGAPVIMYLAAAGIGNITIIDHDDVSRTDLNRQVIYNDSDVGRSKSRRAAVAASAINPAIHVSQLNLRLSSGNAAQLFTPNDVIIDCTDNADTRYLLGDTAHACGKPLVFGGAVRMEGQVSVFQSSVKGHIGSPCYRCVFPAMPNAKQAPGCSEAGILGPVAGLVGTLQALETIKIILGKPRTLTGRLLLIEAAGSDFMEIQTTARDDCGCCGAASPATAAESFEVG from the coding sequence ATGCTAAGTGACGAAGATTTAGAACGCTATGCCCGTCAGGCCATCATGCCGGCGATTGGCGAAGAGGGTCAGGAAAAGCTGCTTGCGGCGCGGGTACTGGTGGTTGGTGCTGGCGGACTTGGTGCGCCGGTGATCATGTATCTTGCCGCCGCCGGAATTGGTAACATCACCATCATTGACCATGATGATGTGTCGCGCACCGATTTAAACCGGCAGGTGATTTATAATGACAGCGATGTTGGCAGGTCCAAATCACGCCGGGCAGCAGTGGCCGCAAGCGCGATCAACCCTGCCATTCATGTCTCGCAGCTTAATTTGCGGCTTAGTAGCGGTAATGCCGCGCAGCTGTTTACGCCGAATGATGTCATCATTGATTGCACCGATAATGCTGATACCCGCTATCTTCTTGGGGATACCGCCCATGCTTGCGGCAAACCGCTGGTGTTTGGTGGTGCGGTTCGAATGGAAGGCCAGGTTTCAGTGTTCCAGAGCAGTGTCAAAGGCCATATTGGCAGCCCTTGTTACCGCTGTGTCTTTCCGGCAATGCCCAATGCAAAACAGGCACCGGGCTGTTCTGAGGCAGGTATCCTTGGTCCCGTTGCCGGTTTAGTTGGCACGCTACAGGCGCTTGAGACGATCAAGATCATTCTTGGCAAACCAAGGACACTTACCGGACGGCTATTGCTGATTGAAGCGGCGGGAAGTGATTTCATGGAAATTCAAACAACCGCCCGCGATGATTGCGGGTGCTGCGGGGCAGCAAGTCCGGCAACAGCGGCAGAAAGTTTTGAGGTCGGTTGA
- the dut gene encoding dUTP diphosphatase, protein MTTISVNFKRLDHADDLPLPSYATGGAAGLDLAAAIDQPITLQPGMRQAIPTGFAMALPANYEAQIRPRSGLALKHGITVANAPGTIDSDYRGEIAVILMNAGSEDFTITRGMRIAQMVIAAVTIMTPVEVDDLDTTQRAAGGFGSTGL, encoded by the coding sequence ATGACGACAATTTCTGTGAACTTTAAACGTCTTGATCATGCCGATGATCTGCCGCTGCCATCCTATGCAACCGGCGGTGCAGCCGGGCTTGACCTTGCCGCTGCAATTGATCAGCCCATCACCCTACAGCCAGGCATGCGGCAGGCCATTCCCACCGGTTTTGCCATGGCCTTGCCCGCCAATTATGAAGCACAAATCCGGCCACGCTCAGGACTCGCGCTAAAGCATGGAATTACCGTTGCCAATGCGCCCGGTACGATTGATAGTGACTATCGGGGCGAAATTGCCGTAATTCTGATGAATGCCGGATCCGAAGATTTTACCATCACCCGCGGTATGCGCATTGCACAGATGGTGATTGCCGCGGTGACAATAATGACGCCGGTTGAGGTGGATGATCTTGACACAACCCAGCGTGCGGCTGGTGGGTTTGGATCAACAGGTTTGTGA
- the coaBC gene encoding bifunctional phosphopantothenoylcysteine decarboxylase/phosphopantothenate--cysteine ligase CoaBC: MNLSAILTALGGRHAMQQLLDVGPSAISNYLARGQLPERAKPIIYAALTAKGYQLRPDDLEIMASPAAITPHAASLGNHKGPRILLIVAGGIAAYKALEVARQLQQLGAHVTGVMTDSAKQFITPLSLAALTGEKCYDSLFSLTDEAEMGHIRLARSADLVLVVPATANFMARANAGIADDLATTILLATTARVAMAPAMNPAMWAHPATQSNFASLRQRGVEMIGPVSGDTACGEEGEGRMCEPAMIAAAAMRLLPANAARDDSGTISGTISDAGTSGPLSGKHILITSGPTIEPIDKVRFIANRSSGKQGHAIAAALAKRGAVVTLISGPVTEPAPTNVSLVNVTTADQMLAACTAALPADIAICAAAVADWRVKTAADQKLKKPKNPDAGMTLELCQNPDILAILSTAPNRPKLVIGFAAETENLLANAAAKRRRKGCDWIIANQVGGSDDPVFGSALNQAMLLTSDRVEEWPRMQKTELAEKLADQIEAEYSS; the protein is encoded by the coding sequence GTGAACTTATCAGCAATTTTGACAGCTCTGGGTGGGCGCCATGCGATGCAACAATTGCTCGATGTGGGGCCGAGCGCCATCAGCAATTACCTCGCCCGTGGCCAGTTACCCGAACGCGCCAAGCCCATTATCTATGCCGCGCTCACCGCCAAAGGCTATCAGCTTCGCCCCGATGATCTCGAAATTATGGCTAGCCCTGCGGCGATAACGCCGCACGCCGCGTCACTTGGCAACCATAAAGGTCCGCGCATCTTGTTAATTGTTGCCGGTGGGATTGCCGCCTATAAGGCGCTGGAGGTCGCACGCCAGCTCCAGCAATTAGGGGCCCATGTAACCGGTGTAATGACCGATAGCGCCAAACAGTTTATCACCCCGCTTAGTCTTGCCGCACTGACCGGTGAGAAATGCTATGACAGTTTATTTTCGCTAACCGATGAGGCCGAGATGGGGCATATCCGGCTGGCACGGTCGGCTGATCTGGTTCTTGTGGTGCCGGCAACAGCAAATTTCATGGCACGCGCCAACGCTGGTATTGCCGATGATCTGGCGACCACAATCCTGCTTGCCACCACGGCAAGGGTGGCGATGGCACCAGCAATGAATCCGGCAATGTGGGCGCATCCAGCAACGCAAAGCAATTTTGCCAGTTTGCGCCAGCGCGGTGTCGAGATGATCGGGCCTGTTAGTGGCGATACAGCCTGCGGCGAAGAGGGCGAGGGCCGGATGTGTGAGCCAGCGATGATCGCTGCTGCTGCGATGCGGTTACTTCCGGCAAATGCTGCGCGGGACGATTCTGGCACGATTTCTGGCACGATTTCTGATGCTGGCACGTCGGGCCCTCTAAGTGGCAAACATATTCTGATAACTTCCGGCCCAACAATTGAGCCGATTGATAAAGTGCGGTTTATTGCAAACCGGTCATCGGGAAAACAAGGGCATGCCATTGCCGCTGCGCTGGCGAAGAGGGGCGCGGTTGTGACATTGATAAGCGGACCTGTTACCGAGCCTGCACCGACAAATGTAAGCCTTGTCAATGTGACAACTGCTGACCAAATGCTGGCTGCTTGCACTGCGGCTTTGCCCGCAGATATTGCAATTTGCGCCGCGGCAGTGGCGGATTGGCGGGTAAAAACCGCAGCAGATCAGAAACTGAAAAAACCCAAAAACCCCGATGCCGGCATGACCCTAGAGCTATGCCAGAACCCCGATATTCTCGCTATATTATCGACCGCACCAAACCGGCCAAAGTTGGTGATCGGATTTGCTGCCGAAACTGAAAATCTATTGGCAAATGCTGCCGCAAAGCGCCGCCGCAAAGGCTGTGACTGGATCATTGCCAATCAGGTTGGCGGCAGTGATGACCCGGTTTTTGGCAGTGCCCTAAATCAGGCTATGCTGCTTACCAGCGACCGCGTCGAGGAATGGCCGCGAATGCAGAAAACCGAGCTTGCTGAAAAGCTGGCCGATCAAATCGAAGCAGAATATTCATCATGA
- the ubiB gene encoding 2-polyprenylphenol 6-hydroxylase — MYPFWLETRLMVVRSLSMIRALLRLPNIAWHLGRAGVLGHVANITLLPGWLRQICRFLDKAVRSRSAVNDAGGALCHALARLGPGFIKFGQALSTRADLIGPSLGQSLAMLQDRLPPFAAARARQIVAREIGQPIEDMFAKFDDAAVAAASIAQVHRATLFDGREVAVKLLRPDIHKHMQADTALFYSLAQILEWLAPALRRLHLVTAVKQFGQLSEMELDLRLEAAAAGRLADNMRDDEGIYVPWVDLENSTSQMLIIEWVDGIRIDDIAGLGKAGHNIEKITEYAARSFFNQVFRDGYFHADMHPGNIFVRPDGILVPIDFGIMGYLDFQDRLFLARLLSAMLDRDYDMVARLHKDAGMLGEGVSTHQFSQSVRAVADPVMGKPLGEVSLGLVLGQIFQLATRFEIEVQPQYNLLQKTMMMAEGVARQLNPGADMWQLSRPLAEAWMQREASVKKRAEQILDDAVQIISHLPKYLADLEAHQQKPAKPSAPVWPGLVAVLALLLAIASFFTNYQ, encoded by the coding sequence TTGTATCCATTCTGGCTGGAAACTCGATTAATGGTGGTGCGCAGCCTGTCCATGATCCGTGCGTTATTACGCTTGCCGAATATCGCCTGGCATCTGGGGCGCGCTGGCGTTTTAGGTCATGTTGCCAATATCACGCTTTTGCCCGGATGGCTGCGGCAGATTTGCCGCTTTCTCGACAAAGCCGTTCGCTCGCGAAGTGCCGTTAATGATGCTGGCGGCGCGTTATGTCATGCATTAGCCAGATTGGGGCCAGGCTTTATCAAATTTGGCCAGGCGCTCTCGACACGCGCAGATTTAATTGGCCCGTCATTGGGACAGTCCTTGGCCATGCTGCAAGACCGGTTACCACCCTTTGCCGCCGCGCGGGCGCGCCAGATCGTTGCCCGTGAAATTGGCCAGCCGATTGAAGATATGTTTGCCAAGTTTGATGATGCTGCCGTTGCCGCCGCGTCAATTGCCCAAGTGCATCGCGCGACACTATTTGACGGGCGCGAAGTGGCGGTCAAATTGCTGCGCCCCGATATTCACAAGCATATGCAGGCTGACACGGCGCTGTTTTACTCGCTGGCGCAGATACTGGAATGGCTGGCACCGGCCTTGCGGCGGCTGCATCTGGTCACGGCTGTCAAACAGTTTGGCCAGCTATCTGAGATGGAGCTTGACCTGCGCCTTGAGGCCGCAGCGGCCGGACGCCTTGCCGATAATATGCGCGATGATGAGGGTATTTATGTGCCGTGGGTGGATCTGGAAAACAGCACCAGCCAGATGCTAATCATCGAATGGGTGGACGGGATCCGGATTGATGATATCGCTGGACTGGGCAAGGCCGGACATAATATCGAAAAAATTACCGAATATGCCGCCAGAAGCTTTTTCAATCAGGTGTTCCGCGACGGGTATTTCCATGCGGATATGCATCCGGGAAATATCTTTGTGCGCCCCGACGGTATTTTAGTCCCGATTGATTTTGGCATTATGGGCTATCTCGATTTCCAAGACCGGCTGTTTCTGGCACGCCTGCTAAGTGCCATGCTAGACCGCGACTATGATATGGTGGCACGTTTGCATAAAGACGCCGGCATGCTTGGCGAGGGCGTGTCGACGCACCAGTTTTCACAATCAGTTCGTGCGGTTGCCGACCCGGTTATGGGCAAACCGCTTGGCGAGGTCTCGCTTGGTCTTGTGCTTGGGCAGATTTTCCAGCTTGCCACCCGCTTTGAAATTGAGGTTCAGCCGCAATATAATCTGTTGCAGAAAACCATGATGATGGCCGAAGGCGTGGCACGGCAATTAAACCCCGGCGCCGATATGTGGCAATTATCACGGCCACTTGCCGAGGCTTGGATGCAGCGTGAAGCCAGTGTGAAAAAACGTGCCGAGCAGATTTTGGATGATGCGGTGCAAATCATCTCTCATTTGCCGAAATATCTTGCCGATCTTGAGGCTCATCAGCAAAAACCGGCAAAACCATCGGCGCCGGTTTGGCCCGGCCTTGTCGCGGTCCTAGCGTTATTATTGGCTATTGCAAGTTTTTTCACAAATTATCAGTGA
- the ubiE gene encoding bifunctional demethylmenaquinone methyltransferase/2-methoxy-6-polyprenyl-1,4-benzoquinol methylase UbiE — protein MTDPAFGKADQQNSYTDRVSHNNAADHDDDTIDFGFRTVQRGEKARMVRGVFDSVASRYDIMNDVMSGGIHRLWKAAMIDWMAPQPYQKLIDLAGGTGDISLRFLRSGGGEAVITDINHAMLAAGRGRRDLQKMAHRLRWAVANAETLPFDDHSADFVTIAFGLRNVTDRQAALNEAYRVLKPGGRFLCLEFSHVQSRPLARLYDSWSFNVLPVMGQMIAGDADSYRYLAESIRQFPTKEVLADMFAEAGFVQIRVRSLSAGIACIHSGWKLD, from the coding sequence ATGACAGACCCTGCCTTTGGCAAAGCGGATCAGCAAAATTCATATACCGACCGTGTTTCACATAATAACGCGGCTGACCATGATGACGATACCATAGATTTTGGCTTTCGCACCGTTCAGCGCGGCGAAAAGGCACGCATGGTACGCGGCGTCTTCGATTCGGTTGCCAGTCGCTATGACATCATGAATGACGTCATGAGTGGCGGTATTCACCGGCTGTGGAAAGCCGCGATGATTGACTGGATGGCGCCGCAACCGTATCAAAAGCTGATTGATCTGGCTGGCGGCACTGGTGATATCTCACTACGGTTTCTGCGCAGCGGCGGTGGTGAGGCGGTAATTACCGATATTAATCACGCCATGCTTGCGGCAGGTCGTGGACGGCGCGACCTGCAAAAGATGGCGCATCGTCTGCGCTGGGCTGTTGCCAATGCTGAAACACTGCCGTTTGATGATCATAGCGCCGATTTTGTTACCATCGCTTTCGGGCTTCGCAATGTCACTGACCGGCAGGCCGCACTAAACGAAGCCTACCGGGTTTTAAAGCCGGGCGGACGCTTTCTCTGTCTGGAATTTTCTCATGTACAAAGCCGCCCATTGGCAAGGCTTTATGACAGCTGGTCGTTTAATGTTCTGCCGGTAATGGGCCAGATGATCGCCGGTGATGCAGACAGCTATCGCTATCTGGCCGAGTCGATCCGCCAGTTTCCAACAAAGGAAGTCCTTGCCGATATGTTTGCCGAAGCCGGTTTTGTGCAGATACGGGTGCGCAGCCTGTCGGCGGGGATCGCTTGTATCCATTCTGGCTGGAAACTCGATTAA
- the mutM gene encoding bifunctional DNA-formamidopyrimidine glycosylase/DNA-(apurinic or apyrimidinic site) lyase, with the protein MPELPEVETVKLALVPALQGRMVRQAYVGRKDLRWPLPENLAERLTGRYFTQLSRRGKYVLMTLDNAEVLLLHLGMSGSIRIHQSPPQLGKHDHFMLEMAPAHDQDLASYVVLNDPRRFGWIDLFAESEMPNHKLLSGMGPEPLGNEFSAAHLKAVFQGRTGPIKNALLNQQLIAGIGNIYASEALFYAGISPRRKASTIAGRRAERLAASIVSVLRAAIEDGGTSLRDHVQPGGEIGYFVQRLAVYGRAGEPCPVCAEPVKTLIQSGRSSFYCSRCQG; encoded by the coding sequence ATGCCTGAATTGCCCGAAGTTGAAACTGTCAAGCTAGCGCTAGTGCCCGCATTGCAGGGCCGTATGGTGCGTCAGGCCTATGTTGGCCGCAAGGATTTACGCTGGCCCCTGCCGGAAAATTTGGCCGAACGTTTGACCGGACGCTATTTTACCCAGCTTAGCCGGCGCGGCAAATATGTATTGATGACGCTTGATAATGCCGAGGTGTTGTTACTGCATCTTGGCATGTCTGGATCAATCCGTATTCACCAATCGCCACCCCAATTGGGCAAGCACGACCATTTTATGCTTGAAATGGCACCAGCGCATGATCAAGATCTAGCGTCTTATGTTGTATTGAATGATCCGCGCCGGTTTGGCTGGATTGACCTTTTTGCCGAATCGGAAATGCCGAACCACAAATTACTAAGCGGCATGGGCCCAGAGCCGCTGGGTAATGAATTTTCTGCGGCCCATCTCAAGGCCGTGTTTCAGGGCCGGACCGGCCCGATAAAGAACGCGCTTTTGAACCAGCAATTGATTGCCGGCATTGGCAATATCTATGCTAGCGAGGCCCTGTTCTATGCGGGGATTTCGCCGCGCCGCAAGGCCAGTACAATTGCTGGTCGGCGCGCCGAACGGCTGGCGGCATCGATTGTTTCGGTATTGCGCGCCGCGATTGAAGATGGCGGCACATCGCTTCGCGATCATGTGCAGCCGGGTGGCGAGATCGGCTATTTTGTCCAACGCCTTGCCGTTTATGGGCGGGCGGGAGAGCCCTGTCCGGTTTGTGCTGAACCGGTAAAGACCCTGATCCAGTCGGGCCGATCCAGTTTTTACTGTTCTCGCTGCCAAGGCTAG
- the rpsT gene encoding 30S ribosomal protein S20, with the protein MANHKSSKKRIIRNANRAMINGARMSRIRTFVKKVETAIASGDANSAREALREAQPEMQRGVSRGILHKNTVSRKISRLAARVKALAA; encoded by the coding sequence ATGGCAAATCATAAGTCTTCCAAAAAGCGGATCATCCGCAACGCCAACCGCGCCATGATCAATGGTGCCCGCATGAGCCGGATCCGTACTTTTGTGAAAAAAGTGGAAACAGCCATTGCATCTGGGGATGCGAATAGTGCGCGCGAGGCCCTTCGTGAGGCACAGCCGGAAATGCAGCGCGGAGTATCACGCGGTATTCTGCATAAAAATACCGTATCACGGAAAATTTCACGCCTTGCAGCCCGGGTCAAAGCCCTCGCCGCATAG
- the dnaA gene encoding chromosomal replication initiator protein DnaA, translated as MSGDMSNNPDTTTTLHAYTDAATNTPSTSLPTAPAPSAADADHPRSDDSIVQACWGRVNQRMRNDIGDAAWRHWIKPLRVSRLEDGTLTLEAESTLARERVSSQYADRLRVISAAEFSDLSPAIRHIEVRLAAGRGRTAQPHRLSEQRQAAAPVSPAASNQPRERSDDLMAGLDPRYTFANFVVGKPNELAFAVARRTAESEKVAFNPLFLYGGVGLGKTHLMHAIAWHIRQQSPARKVLYLSAEKFMYRFVRALRFRDTMSFKEQFRSVDVLMIDDVQFISGKDSTQEEFFHTFNALVEDGRQVIISADKSPTDLEGMEERLRSRLGWGMVADIHPADYELRLGILQSKAEQASVEVADKVLEFMAHRIVSNVRELEGALNRILAHAMLVGREITIESAAELLADLLRASSRQVSVDAIQKRVAAHYDVRVSEMFSARRSRDIARPRQVAMYLAKNLTSLSYPDIGRQFGGRDHTTVMHAVKTIDSLSKSDGQLAEDVQLLKSILAG; from the coding sequence ATGTCTGGCGATATGTCGAATAACCCTGATACAACGACAACGCTGCACGCATATACCGACGCCGCGACAAATACCCCATCCACCAGTTTGCCAACAGCGCCAGCCCCATCCGCTGCTGATGCAGATCATCCGCGCAGTGATGACAGCATCGTGCAGGCCTGTTGGGGACGTGTGAACCAGCGGATGCGCAACGACATTGGTGACGCCGCATGGCGCCATTGGATTAAGCCGCTTCGTGTTAGCCGGCTTGAGGATGGCACGTTAACGCTGGAGGCCGAGTCAACCTTGGCCCGCGAGCGGGTAAGCAGCCAATATGCCGATCGGCTGCGGGTAATTTCGGCGGCTGAATTCAGTGATCTGTCTCCGGCAATCCGGCATATTGAGGTGCGTCTTGCCGCTGGCAGGGGCCGGACCGCACAGCCGCACCGGCTCAGCGAGCAGAGGCAAGCCGCTGCACCCGTTTCCCCGGCCGCATCAAATCAACCGCGTGAGCGCAGTGACGATTTGATGGCGGGACTTGATCCGCGTTATACATTTGCTAATTTCGTTGTTGGCAAGCCGAATGAGTTGGCTTTTGCGGTTGCTCGCCGCACCGCCGAAAGCGAAAAAGTTGCGTTTAATCCCCTGTTCCTCTACGGCGGCGTTGGTCTTGGAAAAACCCATTTGATGCACGCGATTGCATGGCATATCCGCCAGCAATCCCCTGCGCGTAAAGTGCTGTATCTGTCAGCTGAAAAATTCATGTATCGCTTTGTTCGTGCGCTGCGGTTCCGCGATACGATGTCATTCAAGGAACAGTTCCGTTCGGTTGACGTGTTGATGATTGACGATGTGCAATTCATCAGCGGCAAGGATTCAACCCAAGAAGAATTTTTCCATACCTTTAATGCGCTGGTTGAAGACGGCCGTCAGGTAATCATCTCGGCAGATAAATCGCCAACTGACCTTGAGGGCATGGAAGAAAGACTTCGTTCACGCCTTGGCTGGGGCATGGTGGCCGATATCCATCCGGCGGACTATGAATTGCGGCTCGGTATCCTGCAGTCAAAGGCGGAACAGGCATCGGTCGAGGTTGCTGATAAGGTACTGGAATTCATGGCGCACCGCATTGTAAGCAATGTGCGAGAGCTTGAGGGTGCGTTAAACCGTATTCTGGCCCATGCGATGCTGGTTGGCCGTGAAATCACCATTGAGAGTGCGGCTGAACTGCTTGCCGATTTGTTGCGTGCCAGTAGCCGTCAGGTTAGCGTTGACGCCATTCAAAAGCGCGTTGCGGCGCATTATGATGTCCGGGTTAGTGAAATGTTTTCGGCGCGCCGGTCACGCGATATTGCGCGGCCGCGTCAGGTGGCGATGTATTTGGCGAAAAACCTGACATCATTATCCTATCCCGATATTGGCCGGCAATTTGGTGGCCGCGACCATACAACTGTTATGCACGCTGTTAAAACAATCGATTCACTGTCAAAAAGTGATGGCCAGCTTGCCGAAGATGTCCAGCTGCTAAAATCGATTCTGGCGGGTTAG